One segment of Coffea arabica cultivar ET-39 chromosome 7c, Coffea Arabica ET-39 HiFi, whole genome shotgun sequence DNA contains the following:
- the LOC113698618 gene encoding uncharacterized protein, with amino-acid sequence MEEGERREAAIASAASLQPNFTPKKSNITPSQLSKFHELHKRRLKIKAKSKTKTKIKGPEGNGKSHENGSNGKERIGKASGATTTVEGSSVPFPKGSTDENSSVQESVAAHPVSTPKRQKKLHWGLDTKERWEMKANM; translated from the exons ATGGAAGAAGGCGAAAGGAGAGAAGCAGCCATAGCTTCCGCAGCTTCTCTGCAGCCCAATTTCACGCCCAAGAAAAGCAACATCACCCCATCCCAGCTCTCCAAATTCCAT GAATTGCACAAGAGGCGTTTAAAAATAAAGGCAAAATCGAAAACTAAAACGAAAATCAAGG GACCTGAGGGGAATGGGAAATCCCATGAGAATGGAAGCAATGGTAAGGAACGTATTGGTAAAGCGTCAGGTGCAACAACAACAGTTGAGGGATCAAGTGTTCCTTTCCCAAAAGGCAGTACCGACGAAAATTCCAGCGTGCAGGAAAGTGTAGCAGCCCATCCAGTCTCAACGCCGAAGCGCCAGAAGAAATTACATTGGGG GCTTGATacaaaagaaagatgggagATGAAAGCCAACATGTAG
- the LOC113698736 gene encoding glycosyltransferase BC10-like: MGKQRFNSQTSSYVFNSLLFLIGLSVGLVFTLCLKSFSFTFPGAFLLSSRLTTLQTSSLASQPPQYSPPQPPPPPKSIAVLSTDHTSNGASNSTAIVVSLREQASLMHNMTDEELFWRASMVPQIKEFPHKFLPKVAFMFLTPGPLPLAPLWEKFFKGYQGLYSIYLHPHPSYNDSWPQGSVFYGRRIPSKPVSWGRINMIDAERRLLANALLDFSNQRFVLLSDSCIPLFNFTTAYDYLLSSNQSFLGSFDDPRKPGRGRYNRQMFPTITIEQWRKGSQWFEVHRDLAVGIVSDAKYYRVFHQYCLAPCYNDEHYLPTLVNILYPEMSSNRSITWVDWSKGGSHPRKYGRADVTDELLNGMRRRTCKYNGETTKNCFLFARKFLPNTIEPLLRVAPSVVGFDP; the protein is encoded by the exons ATGGGCAAACAACGCTTTAATTCTCAAACAAGTAGCTATGTCTTCAATTCCCTTCTCTTTCTTATTGGTTTATCGGTCGGTCTAGTTTTCACCTTGTGCCTCAAAAGCTTCTCCTTCACCTTCCCTGGTGCTTTTCTGCTATCTTCCCGGCTCACAACACTTCAAACATCATCGTTAGCATCACAACCTCCTCAATATTCCCCTCCACAGCCACCTCCACCGCCAAAGTCAATAGCGGTGCTTTCTACTGATCATACTTCAAATGGTGCCTCTAATTCTACCGCAATAGTAGTATCTTTGAGAGAGCAGGCATCGTTGATGCATAACATGACTGATGaagagttgttttggagggcTTCGATGGTTCCACAAATCAAAGAATTTCCTCACAAGTTTTTGCCTAAGGTGGCATTTATGTTCTTGACACCAGGCCCTCTGCCTCTTGCTCCTCTGTGGGAGAAGTTCTTCAAGGGTTATCAAGGGCTTTACTCCATTTACCTGCATCCTCATCCTTCCTACAATGATTCATGGCCTCAAGGTTCTGTTTTCTACGGGAGAAGAATTCCTAGCAAG CCAGTATCATGGGGAAGAATAAACATGATTGATGCCGAACGAAGACTTTTAGCAAATGCTCTCCTTGACTTCTCCAACCAAAGATTCGTATTACTCTCGGATTCATGCATCCCATTATTCAACTTCACTACCGCTTACGACTACCTCCTGAGCTCCAACCAAAGCTTCCTGGGCTCATTCGACGACCCAAGGAAACCAGGCCGCGGCCGCTACAACCGCCAGATGTTTCCCACGATTACCATCGAGCAATGGCGAAAAGGGTCTCAATGGTTCGAAGTCCATCGCGATCTCGCCGTTGGAATTGTCTCCGACGCCAAATACTACCGTGTTTTCCACCAGTATTGCCTGGCACCATGCTACAACGATGAACACTATTTGCCCACGTTGGTCAACATTCTTTACCCAGAAATGAGTTCCAACAGGAGCATTACATGGGTTGACTGGTCCAAGGGTGGTTCGCATCCCAGGAAATACGGAAGGGCAGACGTGACGGACGAGCTTTTGAATGGAATGCGACGCAGGACATGCAAATATAATGGAGAGACGACTAAAAATTGTTTCCTCTTTGCTAGGAAATTTCTGCCAAATACCATAGAGCCATTGTTACGGGTTGCTCCATCGGTGGTAGGTTTCGATCCTTAG